The genomic DNA TGTACCCAGTGTCCTTATTGAAATGTCAGGACCCAAGTCTGATGTTTTGTGATTATGTGATCacttccctctctgtttcaAGACAAGGCTTAAAGTTAGTCTTTTTTTAACAATTTTAAAGATGCCTTACCAGACGATATTGGTAATTCTCTTAAGTCTCTGAATTCATACTGAATTCTTACCGTCAGCCTATTTTGGTGGtgcaaaaaacagaaaaaattcgttatagcatttttttttttatgtggtgtATATCACCGCTTTGTAGGtggctgacctgggttcaattcccgATCTTTGCAGGTTGTCTGTACGCCGCTTTAGCGTTGGCTAAAtacctgacccccccccccccccccccccgagttaCTGGCTTTGGGGATTCTTCACAATTGGATCTGCTTCATTGTTTCTAGAGGACAGACTTTTATGTAATATTACCTTTGTTTACCATTACAaatttgtttgtaaaaaaaaaaaaacagaagggaACGGTTAATTTTATACACCATCTGATCAACTGACCTATGCTGTATCACAGTGACACGATGCAAATTTTAAACAGTGTAACTTGTAATTCATATTTACACCTGTATTATTTACGGTTTGTTTCTGTTTAGGTATCTTGATGGAGAAATGCATAAGTCCACCCTAAAGACTTATAGGTATCCTTCGCAGGTTTATAGGTTGATGCTTCTGTACAATCATGCAGGATACTGTGGTTGACTTTTGTGCCTTCTGATCGTATTTCAGTTTGCTTCATAGTTTTGTTTCTGAGGGAGGTCGTTCAGTTGAAACATGCATGTTTCTGTACTCTCAGAAGGGAGCATTTATATAATACAGTCATGTATGCTAATTCAATAAGCATATTTATAGTACCAGTTTTGAAGGATTTGACAAGGCGCATTGTCCAATTTCTGTTACCGAAAAGGAAACTGAATCCTGAATGTTACCATTATTTTCAACTGCTTAAAATGTACACACAGCGGGAGCCaaattccttgtgtgtgtgagcaatcTTGGCCATTATAGTTGATTCGGATTCTGATGTATGAAATATAGGCCTATGTATGACACTTCTAACATTTGGAAGACCTCATGGGAGCATTCTGTTGAAGACTCTAGAGCTAGAACTTAAAACTGAAACAATGTTAACAGGGCAACACTGCATTGTTAGCTAGTTTCAATCGCAATTGTTCAAGTAACAACCGTGATTGGCTAATACAGTAATCTTCCAATTTATCTTGTAGCCCTATTGTAATTTATTTCACTCTCGTTCTCAATAATATCCATTATAGTTGTAAAACTCTATTGGACTTCATGATTTAAAGTTGTGTAGATGCAGTAACTGTAGAGAGCCTTCAGCTCTGCTGAGGGTATGGACTTACTTTCGGGGGGGGGAGGGACTTGCACatggacatttgtgtgtgtccttaaatGTCAAATATACTCCTAATAAAACATGTTTAAGTATTCCTGATATGGTTTATTTTTCATATCTTGTGGATGTCAAAATTATGGAAACTTTCATTTTGGCAGATGTGTACTATACACAAACTTGTTACAACTAAATCTTCAAGCAGCACAAAACTTGCATTCAAATTGTGAACTCTTTTACAAAACATAGAACATTCCAACTCGTTACAAACCAAAGGGTTCAAAATCTGGGTTGGGGcagtgtctttgtttttgtttgttttttacaacaaacataaacaaggGAAGATATGGCAAGTAACCGCTAAGAACTGTTTCTCCACACCTCGGAAGAAACTTGCATTCAACtgcactgaaaaaaagaaaatgcaacaACAAAATGTTCTGATCCACAAACAAATTTCTTTCGTCTGTGGCAACATTTTGTTGCTCTTTATgaatcaatgaaaaaaaaacgactgATAACCAAGCTTTTCCAAGCTTGAAACTGAAGTGCTCATGACTAGTCAGCGAACCACATGCTGTCTGCTTTGCACAAGAAAGTGTCAATAATTGCAAGAGACAGCCAATGCTGAAGTCAGGAATGCTGTCTTTTTGCCAGTGTTAAGAGAGGGCATTCGCCACAAGCTTTTCCTTCAGCTGTCTAGGTTACGTTACCTCCAGGTTGGTGACTTTGTTAATGATGTGGGAGCGTCTTGGCACACACTCCAGATTGAACTTGCTCTCGTAGATAGTGGGGCAAATCTTCCAACAGTTGTTCCGGTAAATTCCCAGGTAGGTGTAGACGTCGGGCTTGTAAGACAGCCCGCACTTCACCCCAGTGGCTCTAATGACTGCATCCAGCCTCATGACCTGGTCCTCTTCTGCGAAAGACTGATTGTAGACGCAGATGATGTGCTTGCTGTCGGGTTTTGGATCGCGCGGGCTCACCTTTGCCATGGAGATCTTACCCTCGAGAACGGCTCGGGCCACGCACTCCCAGGCATGGTCCACCTTGAAGCCGCTATCCAAGTGCATCAGCCACTTACCGGTGAGCACGCTGTGGTTCAGTGCCAGCTCCTTCACCGTTTGGAAGGTGACTGGGCGGCCGCTCGCCAGAAGGCGTTCCCAGCTTTCTTGGAGGCCCGCCACGTCGCCCTTGTGGGGGCAGTGGTCCGGGCCCAGCACGGCTATCCAACCCACCGGGCCCTGACCACCCTCCTCTTCACCACCCTCGTACCGAGACACCTGCGAGGGCCTGTTGGACTCTAGCCAGCGGTCAAACTCGGCCCTTGGTGTCTTCCGTGCGTCGAATACGATCCAGGGATCCATGTCTGCCGCCATGGCCTGAGCCGCGTAGTCTTGGGCGGTATAGCTGTCTGGCTTCTCTGCCTCCACAGACACTTCTGCTTCCTCCATAATGTATGTGCTTCTAGAAGTTGGTAGAAAAGCAAGTTGTTCACCAGTGGTTTGTTTTGGATTTTTGTTTCcctcactgcaaaaaaaaaaaaaagagaaattaaattatattatcAAGTACcatttgtgtgcatttttaGTGTTTGATTTTAAGGTGCCATGAAGGACAGATGTTGTTAAACAAGCCTAAAACACTGGCTAATGTAATTGTTTTCTGCTTGACAACATTACAGATCATCATAACATAGAATATAATAATTATCTACAATAATCTATGCACTGTTCCTATACGAATCAAAGGAATAGACCCAAGTATTGCAATGTTTGACTACACAATACTGTCATTCAGATGTAGTTAACCACCTATATGAGACCAGCAAGTTAGCTTGTACTCCAAGATACATGGGGCTTCTTGAGCTAACTGCTAATTTGCGCTAAATCAGGAAGTGCGACTGCGATGCTTAATAACAAAATCAGGAAAACTCAACAAAATCTCGTATTGTCTTAGAATTAACTGAGATAGCGTGCATTAGTGTAACTACATTGACAGGTTAGCGATAGATAGCTTAAAGTCTGCTTTGTGTAAAACTaatatcgatagctagctagcgacagCTAACCGTAGCTacattcaacaacaacaaaagagacCGTTAGCCAAGAACCAGTTTGCGAATCGGCATAAACTAACGTTACTGTTTTAACGAGTtcattcttcttcatcttcattaATATAACAGATACTTACAATTTGTTGTGAATTACTCTTCAATTTCCTGCAAAGCCCAACTAATGTTTCCTGGCTAACGTTGTATGGCGCATTCACTACAGTTGACACTTCCTCGCCAGGTTGCTAGCTTGCTAAGTTGGCGTATCTAACCAACACAATGCCCGCTGCAGAAGTGTTCAGCAAACTGTTCAACTgcaaaactttatttatattttcaaaaTGACCATTCAGAGAGGCGTATGTCTGATAAAAGACGCGCAAGACTTTTTTAGTATTCGTAAAATTACTAGCTATAACGTTAGCTGTTGTTATAATTGGAAGAACTAACTAGTTTAATTAGAAATGAATCGCCACATTTGCAATGTGTACTAATACAATGTTGTACTTACATCATAAATAAACTCTTAAAAACAACTTTGCTGTGCTTATATGCTCTGTAATTGCTGCGTGGGGCAAGTCAATAAACCTAAACGCAGTTATCGGCTAACTAGACAGCTGAGCAATCTGGCGCGCACACAGACCCAGTGGAATCCTTTTCAGATATTCTCGTCTGACGACAGTACTGACATCAGCAATCTCGCTAGTTTCCGAGATCTGTGTTTGGAGTAaggggaaataaaaacaaagtagTTGGACTATCTCTGTGTAGGATATTATAAAATGCCcagcaagaagaagaaatacAATGCCAGATTCCCTCCGGTAAGTTTTAGCTTTACAGTGTCAATTAACTGAAGCATTTCCAACGTTTGAAGTATCGCTAGAACATGAGAGCATCCTCGGGCGAGATTAGTGGGGCCTTAACGACAAGCTAGCTGTGCTAGTTAGCGCTTCTTAATGCTACCTGGTGTTCTTGCATGATGAAATGTGGAATTCCTGTCATTGTATACTTGAAACAGTATTTTATATGTATTCGCTCCGATGCTACACTAACGGTGTTTCTAGAATCAACAATGTTTTTGGAAGTAAGCAGGCAATAAGATATTGCGTTAGAGTTAGGACTCATGAATGTAATGAACAAAGCTACATGGCTAGCTAGCTGGGCCATTTACCTAACGGTTAGCCTGTAGCCTTATCGGTTGCCTGTGCCCACGTTAGTTCGGCAATACCATATTAGCTTAGCTACTTGGCTATCTGAGTAGTACCTCAACCGTGGAATTACAACTTTGCTGCATTGTGCTTAATTTAGAAAGATCCAACCTCTGTGGATTCAAACCATAAACCTTACTCAGCCTCGTCAGTTCTGACTAGGCTGCTGAAGGTAGTTTGTTGTTACTTAACGTTGCAAACACCAGGGTTAACTGTAGCTTTATTGTATCAGTGCTAGCTTGTAACTGGAAAAGAAAACCTGTTGTGTTAGACTGGTACATCTTGTCAGGCAGTCTAACATACTATGTGAAATGTACAGAAAAGTTACAGGGTACAAATAAGGGTAGTTAAACATTACTAGAATCCTCGTAGATTCTGGGCTCACGCCCTTTACCCAGTTGACTACAAAGTTTGTTAGCCAAATAATTTAAAGgtacccatcaaaaccaaaagCAACACCTGTTGCCAATGGTGAAGGCCGGTACAGTTATTGCAAGGATGTATACCATAAGTAAGCCAGTAGAGGAACATACAGGccttaacttaacttaaagTAAAATGCATGGGAATTGGAAGAGTTGTTGTGCCTTGCAATGCTGTTTCCTATGAGTCTTTGCAGACACCAGTCAGCCTTCCTTCCATGCCCCTTTAAACACCACACTTGGTAAACGTATTGAAAGCTTCTTAATAATCCTGGGATATTCCTCTGATCTGATTGCTTTGAATTGGTCCCTTATTGCTGATCGTTATAGGCTTGTTTCAAactatgttgttgttgttcttgtgtctgtgtgtatcattCTAACGAGGTTTCATTGCCACTTGTAGGCCAGAATTAAGAAGATAATGCAGACGGATGAGGAGATAGGCAAAGTTGCTGCTGCAGTTCCAGTTATAATTTGTATCCTCTTACTCCACACCTTCCTGCTGACGAGAGCTGCCAATCACTAGGGAATCCTCTGTACCACTGCCTTGGATAGATTTGACAGTTTTGCGCACTGTTAAAACAGTCTATAAGGAGAAGTAGTGCATGACATAACAAAACAGGgggaatgtctattgttttgcAAGAAGTCTGTTGATCAGGTAATTTAACTAATTATGGTAGACATCAACATGAAAAGCGAGTACTGACATATTAAATGCAACTCTAAGATCACAGGGTGCTTTTTGGACCATTTCACtgtagaggtggggggggggggtagggtagATCAGATCTCAAGTAGACAAATAGTTTTCTACTCGCAAAATATTAGGCTAGTCCTGAACATAGTAATCATTGTGAACATCAGCTGATTAAGCCCATGTTGATCTCTGGATAGTTTCACACAAGACTTCTCCCTGACAAGTTCAGTCAAATTAGTCTTATTGTAtagcacattttaaaaacaacatgCAGTTGAACGAAGTGATTTACACAGTAAAAAGTGAAGAGTACAGAAAATTACTAACACAAGGACaaaagcacacataaacacacctagAGAGCCAGAGAATAGCCCAGACTTAAAACATTTGATGGTGGGGGCTGATTGAACATGGAGTTCCACATCTTGGGCCTGGCGACGGAAAAAGCATGATCACGTTTACGCCTCAGGCGACTGTTTGGGATGGTAAGCAGAAGCTTTTGGATGACCTTAGTGCTCTAGGAAGACAGTGGGGTCGTATAAGATGTCGCTGAGATATGCTCAAAGCTTTAAATATGCTTTAAATGCAAACAGCAAAAGTTTAAAGTAGACTCACtcgctcacgcacacatgcaaaaaacctgttatgtgcacacgcacacacgcacacagagacctgTGTACACCCTTCTCCCTAACGTCCTTGACTGAGAACCCCTTCAGCGCGGGCCCTGGAGCTCTTCCTGGAGTCGCTCCTGACGAAAGCATGTCATGTCACACAGTCTCGTAACGCCAAGACCATGACCACGTCACACTTGTAAGTCCTGTTCCCTCCTTCTCTACCCTTTTCTCCATGTCCACACTCAGGGGCCCTGCACTGAGCTCTGAGAGAAATCTGTCAGCATTCTGATCCATCGAACTGCTTCTCACTGTCTAGCTGTCTCTTCTGTGTATAGTGCTGAAAGACAATCCGGTGTTAgtacacagtcctggttctgtaaatggtaaacaaacaaagtggcttgcACCGAACTATACTCTCTTCCAGCCGATCaccacggaagggaggggtgtaattcgATTGCCTGTTCAGCTCGAATAtaaacaacctttcgccagaatcaagGACTGTACCTTTTAAAGCACGGAGGCATTTCAGCCTGTTCCTATGCATATGCAAGTTTTACCGGTCAAACACAGTCAACCGAGTGCTGTTGACTCTGTTGTATATACTTATCTTTTTTTTACTACTTTATTTCAAGCTTTCATTCACCAAGTTCCAAACAGTTCTTCACTTTACATCAAATTGCCAGTAAATGTATCCTGAAAAGGGGATAATGGTAATATTCCAtgtaattattttattattatttattaatattaaatGTGTTGTATATACTTGTATGATATTAATAGCCCTATGTCATAGAATTCATAGGTAAGTGGACCAGGTTGTGCATCCATCTCCATAAATGTATCCCTCCTCTCGTCCATAGGAAGCAGTGCATCGAGTTGGAGCAACAGTTTGACTTCCTGAAGGATCTGGTGGCAGCCGTTCCCGAcatgcagggggagggggaggacaaCCACACGGAAGGGCCCGGGGAGAAGGTCCCGCGCAGGTAAGGCCAGGGGGACGTGGCCTCAGAGGAGTTGTGGGTCCAGTAAagatgcgtgtgtttgtgtgtagacttTTCCTTTGGAGTCTTTGGGTCTgaattgttttcattattttcattatttattattgtttttttaattaaagtatttttttttttaaatatgcacaGATATTGCACAGGTGCAGATATAAAAGAGATGATCATGAATGATGAAATATTAAAGGGGTCCAGTGATTCAGTAATTCATATGTAGTTGATTATAATTTTGAGTCTTCTCTGAGTTGTTCCTTACCTGTTCTTTTAATGTTAACATCAGGGGATCGTACAGAGATAACGATGAGGTATTAACGGTATCATTTTGCTCTCTTGTCCTTATCTCACTCGGTTACTTTTCCACTTTCTTTCAGAGGTCGCAAGCCAGGATCAGGTCGCAAGAATGGAGGTGCAGGCGCCAAGGGCAAAGATAAGAAGCTGTCAGGCACAGAATCTGAGCAGGAGGTAAATACAATAAAAACTAGCGTGCCGGTATAGCGCTTTCTCATAGACGTATCCATGCTGGAGAACAGTGAGTACTAATGCTGTTGGTGGGTGGCCACATCTTAGGAGACGTGATAGACACGCGCCCCCCATGCCCGAGGACTGTGCTGTCACACAATGCAGGTTACACTAGTACAGCACATCACTGCAGGGCACATTAGCACAGCACTGCAGGTTACACTAGCACAGCGCATCACATCACTGCAGGGTACATTAGCACAGCACTGCAGGTTACACTAGCACTGCAGGTTACACTAGCACAGCACTGCAGGGTACACTAGCACAGCAGGTTACACTAGCACAGCACTGCAGGGTACACTAGCACATCACTGCAGGGTAcactagcacagcacagcactgcaggtTACACTAGCACTGCAGGGTACACTAGCACATCACTGCAGGTTACActagtacagcacagcacagcactgcactgcagaGTACACTAGCACAGCACTGCAGGGTACACTAGCACATCACTGCAGGTTACACtagtacagcacagcactgcaggtTACACTAGCACAGCACTGCAGGGTACACTAGCACATCACTGCAGGTTACACtagtacagcacagcactgcaggttacactagcacagcacagcactgcaggtTACACTAGCACAGCACTGCAGGTTACACTAGCACTGCAGGGTACACTAGCACTGCAGGGGTTTGAGTCAATAGCAATTTGTTCAGCTTCATCACGCGTTCATAACAACAGAAGTGGCATTGTGATTATGACTGACTGTGGGTGGGACAGATGGCTAGGGTTTCTGTCCCTGACGCCGCAACAGCGCCTCCCATTGGTGGATTGGGCACCTGAACCATGGCCCATGAACATAGGCAACTCCAATAGGCTCTGGCAACTTACAGTGAGTGGCCCAGATCATCTGATGCCCTTTGTTCACATAACAGGCAGCATGAGAGGAGTGTGGCAGGAAGTAGATGGAGTCAGAGGTAGCCTGATGTAAATAAAGGAGAGGGGGCATCTCGAATAAGTGAATAATAAAGAGTAGGAGTAGATATGAGCCTAATTGGTGTCAACGCTTTTGGTATCGGTTGAATCATCCATAATTGTATGCACTTGTGAATGACCCGCACAAACAGGTTTTTTTCAGTGGACCATACTTGTTTGTCAGGCCTTTGAGCAGCAGGTACTGCCAGAAGTGCTGTGTGACACAGACATGTTCACTGAAT from Clupea harengus chromosome 18, Ch_v2.0.2, whole genome shotgun sequence includes the following:
- the c18h11orf68 gene encoding UPF0696 protein C11orf68 homolog isoform X1, with protein sequence MIEGNKNPKQTTGEQLAFLPTSRSTYIMEEAEVSVEAEKPDSYTAQDYAAQAMAADMDPWIVFDARKTPRAEFDRWLESNRPSQVSRYEGGEEEGGQGPVGWIAVLGPDHCPHKGDVAGLQESWERLLASGRPVTFQTVKELALNHSVLTGKWLMHLDSGFKVDHAWECVARAVLEGKISMAKVSPRDPKPDSKHIICVYNQSFAEEDQVMRLDAVIRATGVKCGLSYKPDVYTYLGIYRNNCWKICPTIYESKFNLECVPRRSHIINKVTNLEVT
- the c18h11orf68 gene encoding UPF0696 protein C11orf68 homolog isoform X2, whose protein sequence is MISTYIMEEAEVSVEAEKPDSYTAQDYAAQAMAADMDPWIVFDARKTPRAEFDRWLESNRPSQVSRYEGGEEEGGQGPVGWIAVLGPDHCPHKGDVAGLQESWERLLASGRPVTFQTVKELALNHSVLTGKWLMHLDSGFKVDHAWECVARAVLEGKISMAKVSPRDPKPDSKHIICVYNQSFAEEDQVMRLDAVIRATGVKCGLSYKPDVYTYLGIYRNNCWKICPTIYESKFNLECVPRRSHIINKVTNLEVT
- the c18h11orf68 gene encoding UPF0696 protein C11orf68 homolog isoform X3, with protein sequence MEEAEVSVEAEKPDSYTAQDYAAQAMAADMDPWIVFDARKTPRAEFDRWLESNRPSQVSRYEGGEEEGGQGPVGWIAVLGPDHCPHKGDVAGLQESWERLLASGRPVTFQTVKELALNHSVLTGKWLMHLDSGFKVDHAWECVARAVLEGKISMAKVSPRDPKPDSKHIICVYNQSFAEEDQVMRLDAVIRATGVKCGLSYKPDVYTYLGIYRNNCWKICPTIYESKFNLECVPRRSHIINKVTNLEVT
- the drap1 gene encoding dr1-associated corepressor, with protein sequence MPSKKKKYNARFPPARIKKIMQTDEEIGKVAAAVPVIISRALELFLESLLTKACHVTQSRNAKTMTTSHLKQCIELEQQFDFLKDLVAAVPDMQGEGEDNHTEGPGEKVPRRGRKPGSGRKNGGAGAKGKDKKLSGTESEQEEDSEDSETDGEEEDGSQSSTNQQSASHFDSHDMAPQYTHMGTLPGGVAPMQPASFAPHPSLMATAPPTAPVPHPDQEDDDEDYDS